One Thermicanus aegyptius DSM 12793 DNA segment encodes these proteins:
- the sigK gene encoding RNA polymerase sporulation sigma factor SigK, producing MLGFFSLLSLLVKEIFLFVSYVKNNAFPQPLSEEEEEKALRLLEKGDMEARNRLIEHNLRLVAHIVKKFDNTGEDSEDLISIGTIGLIKAIESYHPDKGTKLATYAARCVENEILMHLRSLKKSKKDVSLHDPIGMDKEGNEITLIDILGTESDEVVDRVQFQIQKSKIYQYLHVLEDREKEVIISRFGLNDEREKTQREIAKELGISRSYVSRIEKRALMKLYNEFYKENRRSK from the coding sequence GTGCTTGGTTTTTTTAGTCTTCTTTCTCTGCTCGTCAAAGAGATCTTTCTCTTTGTCTCCTATGTAAAGAATAATGCGTTTCCCCAGCCCCTATCGGAGGAAGAGGAGGAAAAAGCCTTACGTTTGCTGGAGAAGGGGGATATGGAAGCGCGCAATCGCTTGATTGAGCATAACTTGCGTTTGGTGGCTCATATTGTGAAAAAATTTGACAATACCGGTGAGGATAGCGAAGATCTCATCTCCATCGGGACGATCGGTCTCATTAAAGCGATCGAAAGTTACCATCCGGACAAGGGGACAAAACTGGCAACTTATGCCGCTCGATGTGTGGAGAATGAAATTCTGATGCATCTTCGCTCGCTTAAGAAGAGCAAGAAAGATGTCTCCCTCCATGATCCCATCGGGATGGATAAAGAGGGGAATGAAATCACCCTCATCGATATCCTGGGAACCGAATCGGATGAAGTGGTTGACCGGGTACAGTTTCAGATTCAAAAGAGCAAGATCTATCAATATCTTCATGTATTGGAGGATCGGGAAAAAGAGGTGATCATCAGCCGATTTGGGCTTAACGATGAGAGGGAAAAAACGCAGCGGGAAATTGCGAAGGAATTGGGGATTTCCCGTTCGTATGTATCTCGGATTGAAAAAAGAGCGTTGATGAAGCTTTATAACGAGTTTTACAAAGAAAATCGAAGATCGAAATGA
- a CDS encoding FeoA domain-containing protein: MRRLHASVRRRLKDMGFYEGAVVTLSHCLPFGGPVILETNGQSVGIRKQDARQVEVERL, translated from the coding sequence ATGAGACGTCTTCATGCGTCTGTCCGCAGGCGGCTGAAGGATATGGGTTTTTACGAGGGGGCCGTGGTAACTCTCTCTCATTGCCTACCCTTTGGAGGACCCGTCATTCTTGAGACGAATGGACAGTCGGTAGGCATTCGCAAACAGGATGCCCGGCAGGTCGAGGTAGAACGTTTATGA
- the feoB gene encoding ferrous iron transport protein B, giving the protein MKIALYGNPNTGKTSLFNLLTGSYEYIGNWSGVTVEKKVGMLREDLGELVDLPGIYSLNPLSKDEEVASTYLLEESFTGILNIVDASQLSRNLHLTLQLLEFGKPIILALNMVDVAQKRGLKIDVESLSERLGIPVIPIVARTGNGRADLLDLLRGWKRNSEPEKKGVQSNSPILPVFYGAEVEKCIDRMGILLEEKSPVLKRFLILRYLEGNQVVKNELEKSIPPERLSQVMMELAERLGLKGREELSDYLHHIRQERIDQLLSDVVIHEKGKEITLTERIDRWVTHPFWGMPIFLLVMFLMFQLTFDWLGSPLSDLLDAFFSGPLRDGLSYLLTEAGASPFIQSVVLDGILAGVGGVLVFVPQIFLLFFFISLIEDSGYMARVALVMDGIMEKIGLNGKAFIPMIIGFGCNVPGVMAARTIEQPKERLLTILLTPLMSCSARLSVYSLFVGAFFQRYQALVVLSLYLLGIAVAMIMAWLFSSTILKEEASVFVVELPPYRLPHGITLWRSTWEKGKGFIRKAGTVIFGGTVLIWLLSYVGPKGIGVPMDQSFLASIGGWFVPLLAPLGFGTWQAGSALITGFVAKEIVVSTMNILYHAPESETLQQIVSHAFTPLSAYSFMVFILLYIPCLATVATIRRESGSVKWTVLAVSYSLGVAYLLSFLVYQGGRILGMM; this is encoded by the coding sequence ATGAAAATTGCCCTTTATGGTAATCCGAACACGGGTAAGACCTCCCTATTTAATCTTCTTACAGGTTCTTATGAATATATCGGCAATTGGAGCGGTGTTACGGTAGAGAAGAAGGTGGGGATGTTAAGGGAAGATCTTGGTGAACTTGTTGATCTTCCCGGTATCTATTCTTTAAATCCTCTATCGAAGGATGAGGAAGTTGCCTCCACCTACCTCCTCGAAGAATCTTTTACCGGAATCTTAAATATTGTGGATGCTTCCCAGCTTTCCCGCAATCTACATCTCACTTTACAGCTATTAGAGTTTGGAAAGCCGATTATCCTCGCGTTAAATATGGTTGATGTGGCCCAAAAAAGAGGTCTGAAGATTGATGTAGAGTCTCTCTCCGAGCGATTAGGGATTCCCGTCATCCCCATCGTTGCTCGTACCGGAAACGGTCGGGCGGATCTTTTGGACTTGCTTAGAGGGTGGAAGAGAAATTCTGAACCGGAGAAAAAGGGGGTGCAATCCAATTCCCCGATTTTACCTGTTTTCTATGGGGCAGAGGTGGAGAAGTGCATCGACAGGATGGGTATTCTCCTTGAGGAGAAGTCTCCCGTTCTCAAGCGTTTTTTAATTCTTCGTTATCTAGAAGGAAATCAAGTGGTTAAGAACGAGTTAGAGAAGTCGATTCCGCCGGAACGGCTTTCACAGGTTATGATGGAACTGGCGGAACGTCTTGGGTTAAAAGGTCGGGAGGAGCTTTCTGATTACCTTCATCACATCCGGCAGGAGCGGATCGATCAGTTATTATCCGATGTGGTGATCCACGAGAAAGGGAAGGAGATCACGTTAACGGAGCGGATTGACCGTTGGGTGACCCATCCGTTCTGGGGCATGCCGATATTTCTTTTGGTCATGTTCCTGATGTTTCAGCTCACCTTTGATTGGTTGGGCAGCCCACTCTCCGATCTTCTCGACGCCTTTTTCAGCGGCCCTTTACGGGATGGGCTTTCCTATTTACTCACAGAGGCGGGAGCCTCGCCTTTTATCCAATCGGTTGTTTTGGACGGGATATTGGCTGGGGTAGGCGGGGTTCTCGTTTTCGTTCCCCAAATCTTTCTCCTTTTTTTCTTCATTTCGCTTATCGAAGATTCCGGGTATATGGCACGGGTGGCCCTCGTCATGGATGGAATCATGGAGAAAATCGGCTTAAATGGGAAGGCCTTTATTCCCATGATCATCGGTTTTGGTTGTAATGTTCCCGGAGTCATGGCCGCCCGGACGATTGAGCAGCCTAAGGAGCGATTGCTGACGATTCTTCTCACTCCCCTCATGTCCTGCTCTGCCCGGTTATCTGTTTATAGCTTGTTTGTAGGAGCCTTTTTTCAACGGTATCAAGCGCTCGTTGTCTTGTCCCTTTACTTGTTGGGAATCGCAGTGGCTATGATCATGGCATGGCTTTTTTCCTCCACCATTTTAAAAGAAGAGGCTTCCGTCTTTGTAGTGGAGTTGCCTCCTTATCGCCTCCCCCACGGAATCACCTTATGGCGCAGTACATGGGAGAAAGGGAAAGGTTTTATTCGTAAAGCAGGAACCGTCATTTTTGGTGGAACCGTTTTGATTTGGCTTCTATCCTACGTCGGTCCAAAAGGGATCGGCGTGCCGATGGATCAAAGCTTCTTGGCCTCCATCGGCGGATGGTTTGTTCCCCTTCTTGCTCCGTTAGGGTTCGGCACTTGGCAAGCAGGATCCGCTCTCATAACCGGTTTCGTTGCCAAGGAGATCGTCGTCTCCACCATGAACATTCTTTACCACGCCCCTGAGAGCGAAACACTTCAACAAATCGTTTCTCATGCCTTTACTCCCCTTTCTGCATATAGTTTTATGGTCTTTATTCTTCTTTATATCCCTTGTCTTGCCACGGTGGCCACCATTCGACGGGAGTCCGGATCCGTGAAGTGGACGGTCCTCGCCGTCTCATATTCCTTAGGTGTTGCGTATCTTCTTTCTTTCTTGGTTTACCAAGGCGGAAGAATACTTGGAATGATGTAA
- a CDS encoding FeoB-associated Cys-rich membrane protein — MWANLIIGGLIFGYAGWTLFRHLSRSRDGKCAACSIKKTCDQCVLPSKEKIRL; from the coding sequence ATGTGGGCCAATTTGATCATCGGAGGCTTGATCTTTGGATATGCAGGATGGACTCTATTTCGCCATCTGAGTCGGAGCAGAGACGGGAAATGTGCCGCTTGCAGCATTAAGAAAACGTGCGATCAATGCGTTTTACCTTCGAAGGAGAAAATACGCCTCTAG
- a CDS encoding TerC family protein: MDSLFELFTSLMAIILIDLFLAGDNAIVIGMAARNLPHEHQKKAIFWGTLGAVAVRVLLTIGVVYLLQIPFLLFVGGSLLVWIAVRLLIEDKKEEIKASDTLFSAIRTIIFADALMGMDNVLAVAGAAHGHPILVLIGLLISIPIVVWGSTLVIRALDRFPFLIYLGSGVLLFTAGKMITEEPFFHSVFDDPLLKWTTILLLIAIGLITGRILSKKKLKDVVADEGKAVS; the protein is encoded by the coding sequence ATGGATAGCTTATTCGAATTATTCACATCACTCATGGCCATCATCCTCATCGATCTTTTCTTGGCAGGCGACAATGCAATTGTGATCGGGATGGCTGCCAGAAACCTCCCCCATGAACATCAAAAAAAAGCGATTTTCTGGGGAACCTTAGGAGCGGTCGCCGTACGTGTCCTCCTTACCATTGGAGTCGTCTACCTGCTTCAAATCCCCTTCTTGCTCTTCGTCGGAGGTAGCCTCCTGGTTTGGATCGCCGTTCGGCTCCTCATTGAGGATAAGAAGGAGGAGATTAAAGCAAGCGATACCCTCTTTTCAGCCATTCGGACCATCATTTTCGCAGACGCTTTGATGGGGATGGATAACGTGCTTGCCGTGGCCGGCGCAGCTCATGGACATCCCATCCTTGTACTGATTGGGCTTCTCATCAGCATTCCCATCGTTGTCTGGGGCAGCACCTTAGTCATCCGGGCATTGGACCGCTTTCCCTTTCTCATCTATTTGGGCTCCGGTGTGCTTCTGTTTACAGCCGGAAAAATGATTACAGAAGAGCCATTTTTTCATTCCGTCTTCGACGACCCCCTTCTTAAATGGACAACAATTCTCCTTCTTATCGCGATCGGATTAATTACGGGAAGGATTCTCTCGAAAAAAAAGCTGAAAGACGTGGTTGCAGATGAAGGAAAGGCGGTTTCATAA
- a CDS encoding ABC transporter ATP-binding protein yields MIEGASLICAPGTMTALIGPSGAGKTTLLHLLGLLLRPTGGRVLVDGKDTTGWGARQRRLFWKNHAAFILQDYGVIEEESVAFNVTMTSSLFGSRVRGDQERMKAALAATGLSGREREPAARLSGGEKRRLGIARALYKDAQVIFADEPTASLDDVNSKRVIELLVSLARQGRAVVVATHDDGVVRASDAQYSLVRT; encoded by the coding sequence ATGATCGAGGGAGCCAGTTTGATATGCGCACCCGGGACGATGACCGCGCTCATCGGTCCCAGCGGCGCCGGCAAAACAACGCTGCTCCATTTGCTTGGGCTGCTTTTGCGGCCGACCGGCGGGCGCGTACTGGTAGACGGGAAGGATACGACGGGCTGGGGGGCACGGCAACGCCGGCTCTTCTGGAAGAACCATGCTGCCTTCATCCTCCAGGATTACGGGGTCATTGAAGAGGAGTCCGTTGCCTTCAACGTGACCATGACATCCAGTCTTTTCGGATCCCGGGTAAGGGGTGACCAAGAGCGGATGAAAGCCGCACTCGCGGCAACCGGATTAAGCGGGAGGGAACGAGAACCGGCAGCCCGGCTCAGCGGAGGGGAGAAGCGTCGTCTTGGAATTGCCCGAGCCCTCTACAAGGATGCCCAAGTCATTTTCGCCGATGAACCAACGGCCTCTCTCGACGACGTGAATAGTAAGCGGGTCATCGAATTACTCGTCTCACTCGCGCGGCAAGGAAGGGCCGTGGTGGTGGCAACTCACGATGATGGGGTGGTTCGTGCTTCTGATGCCCAGTACTCACTCGTGCGAACGTAA
- the moaA gene encoding GTP 3',8-cyclase MoaA, whose product MEKLRDRYQRPLRDLRISVTDKCNFRCEYCMPKEIFGPDYPFLPKEKLLTFDEMERLIRLFVRLGVEKVRITGGEPLMRPHLDQWVERIGKIEGIQDIAITTNGFLLKKQAKSLYRAGLRRITVSLDSLDDEVFGRMNGQGIPVRTVLEGIDAAKEAGLSVKINMVVKKGVNDQDILPMARFFKERGDTLRFIEYMDVGNSNGWKLDHVLPSRFILERINEEMPLEPVNPHYFGEVAKRYRYVGTDTEIGFITSVTQAFCSTCTRARLSADGKLFTCLFATEGRELRPLLREGATDEEILQVIQEVWRVREDRYSELRLLNTKGLKKRRKIEMSYIGG is encoded by the coding sequence ATGGAGAAGCTGAGAGATCGTTATCAACGTCCTCTTCGCGATTTGCGGATCTCTGTGACGGATAAATGCAATTTTCGTTGCGAATACTGCATGCCCAAAGAGATATTTGGGCCCGATTATCCTTTTTTGCCAAAGGAGAAACTTCTTACCTTCGATGAGATGGAGCGTTTGATCCGCCTTTTCGTCCGGTTAGGGGTGGAGAAGGTGCGCATCACCGGAGGAGAACCGCTGATGCGTCCCCATTTGGACCAATGGGTGGAAAGGATCGGAAAGATTGAAGGGATCCAAGATATTGCCATTACCACGAACGGTTTTCTCCTAAAAAAACAGGCCAAATCTCTCTACCGTGCCGGTCTGAGACGAATTACCGTTAGTTTAGACAGCCTGGATGATGAAGTGTTCGGGAGGATGAACGGCCAAGGGATCCCTGTCCGTACCGTTTTAGAAGGGATCGATGCGGCGAAAGAAGCGGGGTTGTCGGTAAAGATCAACATGGTTGTTAAGAAAGGGGTAAATGATCAGGACATCCTTCCGATGGCCCGTTTCTTCAAAGAGAGGGGGGATACCCTCCGTTTTATTGAATATATGGATGTAGGAAATTCAAATGGATGGAAATTGGACCATGTTCTCCCCAGCCGTTTTATCCTGGAGAGAATCAACGAGGAGATGCCTTTGGAGCCGGTTAATCCCCACTACTTTGGGGAAGTGGCGAAGCGTTATCGTTATGTGGGAACCGATACGGAGATTGGCTTTATTACCTCGGTGACCCAAGCTTTTTGCTCCACCTGTACGAGAGCCCGACTATCCGCGGATGGAAAGCTCTTTACCTGCCTTTTCGCTACGGAAGGGCGAGAACTTCGCCCTCTCCTCCGGGAAGGAGCAACGGATGAGGAAATTTTGCAGGTGATTCAGGAAGTTTGGAGAGTGAGGGAGGATCGTTATTCGGAGCTTCGCCTCCTCAATACAAAAGGGCTAAAAAAGAGGAGAAAAATCGAGATGTCCTACATTGGGGGGTGA
- a CDS encoding YitT family protein: protein MGKIIVIFLSSILLAAAYNLFLLPFKILSGGVVGIAMIIGLLTPLNTGLIIFLLNIPIFILGLKELGRRFLLHSIFSVAVTSIAMQFIPETPITNEPILSAVFGGVLSGIAIGTIFRASGSTGGFDIIGLVIAKKKDFPMGMLTFAMNAVIIIVSGFLFDWTRALYTLASIYAAGRVIDTLYTRHHKLTLMIITNKGEEMREMLLRHVVRGITMLDGEGAFTREKKKVLFTVISRYELPLIKPYILEVDPKAFVDITQTMEVIGAFRRE, encoded by the coding sequence ATGGGTAAAATTATTGTCATCTTTCTCTCCTCCATTCTCCTCGCCGCAGCCTACAACCTCTTTCTGCTCCCTTTTAAGATATTAAGCGGAGGAGTGGTGGGCATTGCCATGATTATCGGCCTTTTAACCCCACTCAATACCGGACTTATCATTTTTCTCCTTAACATTCCGATCTTTATCCTAGGTCTGAAAGAATTGGGGCGCCGTTTTCTCCTCCATAGTATCTTTTCTGTCGCCGTTACCTCCATCGCTATGCAATTTATCCCTGAAACGCCTATAACAAACGAGCCCATTCTCTCCGCCGTTTTCGGCGGTGTCTTAAGCGGGATCGCCATCGGCACCATCTTCCGAGCTTCCGGCTCCACCGGAGGTTTTGACATCATCGGCTTGGTGATAGCAAAAAAGAAAGATTTTCCCATGGGCATGTTAACCTTCGCCATGAATGCCGTGATCATTATCGTCTCAGGTTTCCTGTTCGATTGGACACGTGCCCTCTATACCCTTGCATCCATCTATGCGGCAGGCAGAGTGATCGATACCCTCTACACCCGGCATCACAAGTTAACCTTGATGATCATCACAAACAAGGGGGAAGAGATGCGGGAAATGCTCCTTCGGCATGTGGTCCGGGGCATCACCATGCTGGACGGGGAAGGGGCCTTCACCCGGGAAAAAAAGAAAGTGCTCTTCACGGTAATTTCCCGCTATGAGCTTCCTCTCATTAAACCTTACATTTTAGAAGTAGATCCGAAAGCCTTTGTAGACATCACCCAAACCATGGAGGTCATCGGGGCATTTCGGAGAGAATAA
- the mbcS gene encoding acyl-CoA synthetase MbcS, with product MFTREELLAPEYYNMVEEMERYGEDEDRVALLWENESGDKRVVTYSQLVARSNQLANALSKQGIKKGDKLVVLMPKVPETYMIYMAALKMGVILMPGSELLTSKDILYRINHAEAEGILVYHSLADRVDEIRNEALSLKYFITVGGRREGFLSYEELIDGESEEFERVNTKSDDIAFISYTSGTTGNPKGVIHHHSWGYAHQRVAAKAWMDIKEGDVVWATAGPGWAKWVWSPFVSTLSSGAIGFHYFGRFNPEKYLQLIDQYKVNVLCCTPTEYRLMAKVDHLDRFSLSSLHSAVSAGEPLNREVIETFKKYFGVEVRDGYGQTENSLLIGNLKGAKIKPGSMGKPSPGNWIGIIDEEGNLVPRGVVGDIALHRSAPTLFKGYYRDPERTKMAFRGDWYVTGDQAMEDEEGYYWFEGRADDIIISAGYTIGPFEVEDALVKHEAVKECAVVASPDEIRGSIVKAFVVLKDPTSIQGEGRAETLIKELQEHVKKITAPYKYPREIEFVEDLPKTTSGKIRRVELRKMEREKKLKGENEIR from the coding sequence GTGTTTACGAGAGAAGAATTGCTTGCACCGGAGTATTATAACATGGTAGAAGAGATGGAACGCTATGGGGAAGATGAGGATCGAGTTGCTTTATTGTGGGAAAATGAAAGCGGTGACAAACGGGTGGTTACTTATTCCCAATTGGTGGCTCGATCAAACCAATTGGCGAATGCCTTATCGAAACAAGGGATCAAAAAGGGGGACAAATTGGTTGTCCTCATGCCTAAAGTACCGGAGACCTATATGATTTATATGGCCGCCCTGAAGATGGGGGTTATCCTGATGCCGGGTTCTGAACTGCTGACCTCGAAAGATATTTTATATCGGATAAACCACGCCGAAGCGGAAGGGATTCTCGTCTACCATTCGTTGGCGGATCGGGTGGATGAGATTCGCAATGAGGCCCTGTCTTTAAAATATTTCATCACGGTGGGGGGGAGGAGAGAAGGGTTTCTCTCGTATGAGGAACTGATTGATGGGGAGTCGGAGGAGTTTGAAAGGGTAAATACGAAAAGTGATGATATCGCTTTTATCTCTTATACCTCAGGAACGACAGGAAACCCAAAAGGGGTGATTCATCATCATAGTTGGGGGTATGCCCATCAAAGGGTGGCGGCCAAGGCATGGATGGATATTAAAGAAGGAGATGTGGTCTGGGCGACGGCGGGTCCCGGTTGGGCGAAATGGGTATGGAGTCCTTTTGTTTCCACCCTTTCATCGGGCGCCATCGGATTTCACTACTTCGGACGCTTTAATCCGGAGAAGTATTTGCAACTGATCGATCAATATAAGGTAAATGTTCTTTGTTGTACGCCAACGGAATATCGCTTAATGGCTAAGGTTGATCATTTAGATCGTTTCTCCCTCTCCTCCCTGCATAGTGCGGTGAGTGCCGGGGAGCCTTTAAACCGGGAAGTGATTGAAACATTTAAAAAATATTTTGGGGTGGAAGTAAGAGACGGGTATGGCCAAACGGAAAACAGCTTGCTCATCGGAAACCTGAAGGGAGCGAAGATAAAGCCGGGTTCGATGGGAAAGCCTTCTCCCGGGAATTGGATAGGAATCATCGATGAAGAGGGAAATCTCGTCCCCCGGGGCGTGGTGGGGGATATTGCGCTTCATCGCAGTGCGCCCACTCTCTTTAAAGGATATTATCGGGATCCGGAGAGAACCAAGATGGCTTTTCGGGGCGATTGGTACGTGACGGGCGATCAGGCGATGGAGGATGAAGAGGGCTATTACTGGTTTGAAGGGAGAGCCGACGACATCATCATTAGCGCAGGATATACCATCGGCCCTTTTGAAGTAGAGGATGCCCTGGTAAAGCATGAAGCGGTGAAGGAATGTGCGGTCGTGGCTAGTCCTGATGAGATTCGCGGCTCCATTGTGAAGGCTTTCGTGGTGCTTAAGGATCCTACCTCCATCCAAGGGGAGGGAAGAGCGGAAACCCTCATCAAAGAACTTCAAGAACATGTGAAGAAGATCACCGCTCCTTACAAGTATCCCAGGGAGATCGAGTTCGTAGAGGATTTGCCGAAAACTACTTCCGGGAAGATCCGGAGGGTAGAGCTGAGGAAGATGGAAAGAGAAAAGAAGCTCAAAGGGGAAAATGAAATCAGATGA
- a CDS encoding LemA family protein, translating to MKKSGWIILGAVAVLLVFWMMGSYNGLVTQEEQVNKSWSQIENQLQRRMDLIPNLVNTVKGYAAHETAVFQGIADARAKMAGATTPADMAKANDQLSSALSRLLVVVERYPELKADKEFTQLMDELAGTENRIATARMDYNTAVQNFNTTLKRFPGVIVARFFGFEAKEYFKAQEGAAEVPNVDFGGSQP from the coding sequence GTGAAAAAGAGTGGATGGATTATTTTGGGCGCCGTCGCCGTGTTGCTGGTTTTTTGGATGATGGGAAGTTATAATGGATTAGTCACCCAAGAGGAACAGGTGAATAAATCTTGGTCACAGATTGAAAACCAGTTGCAGCGAAGAATGGATTTAATTCCTAATTTAGTAAATACGGTAAAAGGATATGCGGCTCATGAAACTGCCGTCTTCCAGGGGATTGCAGATGCCCGGGCAAAGATGGCCGGGGCGACGACCCCTGCCGACATGGCAAAGGCGAATGACCAGTTGAGCAGTGCCTTAAGCCGCCTCTTAGTCGTGGTGGAACGTTATCCGGAGCTTAAGGCGGATAAAGAGTTTACTCAGCTGATGGATGAACTGGCAGGCACCGAAAACCGCATTGCCACCGCTAGGATGGATTACAATACGGCGGTTCAAAACTTTAATACTACCCTAAAAAGGTTTCCTGGGGTTATCGTAGCTCGGTTTTTCGGCTTTGAGGCGAAGGAATACTTTAAGGCGCAAGAGGGAGCCGCGGAAGTCCCCAACGTTGATTTCGGAGGCAGTCAGCCATGA
- a CDS encoding TPM domain-containing protein, which yields MNRGWKRVVQLLLLPLLLQLLIPLAAYASPIPKPIGDIYVQDFAHLLSAGERESLIRLGKELEDRTKAQVAVLTVSSLEGMSIEDYALQAFRSYQLGDKALNNGVLLVIATEDRKVRIEVGYGLEGALPDGKVGRILDEVTLPALKENLPGQAIVKTYQVLVREVANEYGVKIQVPEGLPSVTEGKNDGKMNPVWSTLLVLFLIMIDFIFFGGRITYSILAVLSMYRGGRGSGGWGGFGGGSRGGGGWGGFGGGSRGGGGGSSGGGGASRGW from the coding sequence ATGAACCGGGGATGGAAGAGAGTTGTTCAGCTTCTCCTGCTCCCTCTTCTCTTGCAGCTTCTCATCCCGTTGGCAGCGTATGCTTCGCCCATCCCTAAGCCAATCGGCGATATTTATGTGCAGGATTTTGCCCATCTCCTTTCGGCAGGAGAAAGGGAGAGCCTCATTCGGCTTGGGAAAGAACTGGAGGATCGGACGAAAGCTCAGGTAGCGGTTTTAACGGTTTCTTCTCTTGAGGGGATGTCGATCGAGGATTACGCATTGCAGGCCTTTCGCAGCTACCAATTAGGAGATAAAGCGCTGAACAATGGGGTATTGTTGGTGATCGCGACGGAAGACCGCAAGGTAAGGATTGAAGTGGGGTATGGTTTGGAAGGAGCCCTCCCCGATGGAAAAGTGGGGAGAATTCTGGACGAAGTGACGCTGCCTGCTCTTAAAGAGAATCTGCCGGGTCAAGCCATCGTTAAGACCTATCAGGTCCTCGTCCGGGAAGTAGCCAATGAATACGGAGTAAAGATCCAGGTTCCGGAAGGGTTGCCCTCGGTCACCGAAGGGAAAAATGATGGAAAGATGAATCCTGTATGGTCCACTCTCCTCGTTTTATTTCTCATTATGATCGATTTTATCTTCTTCGGGGGGCGCATAACCTATTCGATCTTAGCCGTGCTCAGCATGTATCGCGGTGGGAGAGGCAGTGGCGGATGGGGGGGATTCGGAGGTGGCAGCCGAGGCGGTGGCGGATGGGGGGGATTCGGAGGCGGCAGCCGAGGCGGTGGCGGAGGTTCTTCTGGCGGTGGAGGGGCAAGCCGGGGCTGGTAG
- a CDS encoding MFS transporter: MTRSKSVYLSAHFFHLALLLFIVEFVRGAFVYSFLPVFAVEKLGFTVTIVGLAITAHSLMDLFVKSVIGMLLDHFPFRKVVSLSMFIAFFGLLWIPFVHTEWQLLLSVSLFGLGISPIWLVSMGQVDEEFRGTQMGLLYSFWLIGTGLGMVSTNFILDLESNLALWGFMIIWLMGSVSSLWIRETKNRIFHVESLKEQYEALKGQLKVMKPLLPGMILQTMAAGMLLPILPDFISKHLGFTYSTYSYILMVGGGLAMAGLIPMGRLADHWGKKWFLVMGFAFLSLALFLIPLSNSFWMVLFLTALLGISYSAVLPSWNALLAQYVPVEYKGMGWGLFSSVEGLGVLIGPALGGWLADRFTSTFIVVLSAILLGSIAIFYFLYPMKFDHNRRIK; the protein is encoded by the coding sequence ATGACTCGTTCTAAAAGCGTTTACTTAAGTGCTCATTTTTTCCATCTAGCCCTTCTCCTCTTTATTGTAGAATTTGTAAGAGGGGCATTCGTCTATTCATTTCTTCCTGTCTTTGCGGTGGAGAAACTTGGTTTTACGGTGACGATCGTAGGGCTTGCAATAACCGCCCACTCCTTGATGGATTTATTCGTGAAAAGTGTGATCGGGATGCTCCTTGACCATTTTCCTTTTCGCAAAGTGGTAAGTCTCAGCATGTTTATTGCTTTTTTCGGCCTCCTTTGGATTCCTTTCGTCCACACCGAATGGCAGCTTCTTCTCTCCGTCTCCCTGTTTGGTTTAGGAATCTCCCCGATCTGGCTGGTTAGCATGGGCCAGGTGGATGAGGAGTTTAGAGGCACTCAGATGGGGCTTCTCTACTCTTTTTGGCTCATCGGGACCGGACTCGGGATGGTGAGTACCAATTTCATTCTGGATCTGGAGTCCAACTTAGCCCTATGGGGGTTCATGATTATATGGCTTATGGGAAGCGTGAGCTCCCTTTGGATTCGGGAGACGAAGAACAGGATTTTTCACGTGGAATCCCTGAAAGAACAGTATGAGGCATTAAAAGGCCAATTAAAGGTGATGAAGCCCCTCCTCCCGGGAATGATTCTGCAGACGATGGCGGCGGGGATGCTTCTTCCCATTCTTCCTGATTTTATTTCGAAACATCTCGGGTTTACTTATTCTACGTATTCCTACATCTTGATGGTAGGTGGAGGACTGGCCATGGCGGGCCTTATTCCCATGGGGAGATTGGCCGATCATTGGGGGAAAAAATGGTTTCTCGTCATGGGTTTTGCGTTTTTGTCGCTTGCTCTCTTCCTTATTCCGTTAAGCAACTCCTTCTGGATGGTTTTATTCCTCACCGCCCTTTTAGGCATTTCGTATTCCGCCGTTCTCCCTTCCTGGAATGCCCTCCTTGCTCAATATGTACCTGTCGAATATAAAGGAATGGGGTGGGGCCTTTTTTCCAGTGTGGAGGGGCTCGGAGTCCTGATTGGACCGGCTTTGGGAGGGTGGTTGGCGGACCGTTTCACTTCTACCTTCATTGTCGTATTAAGCGCTATCCTTTTAGGAAGCATTGCGATTTTTTACTTTCTTTACCCCATGAAATTTGATCATAACCGAAGAATTAAGTAG